A region from the uncultured Fibrobacter sp. genome encodes:
- the rsgA gene encoding ribosome small subunit-dependent GTPase A, translated as MLEDDEFEGAQAKHTSKPSRRDHRSRRIDAMREWNTGVVDERPVKERFSREFKKPKIKRIKNPIENIGEENCEKGLVVEVHRRTCEVRLENDPYTVVTAMYRATTTKELGEFPTVGDRILLGQVNDGEDDGSGVGSQKYCVVRVFPRKSELRRPGPRDSFYKQQTLAANIDQVIIVASVVQPEFNYGFADRFLLAANLNNLPFVMVLTKMDLLGDAPMPEAIQDFISIVDKFIPVSVKTGEGLDDLRKVLEGKSSVFSGQSGVGKSTLINALVPDAELRTGDVRERDGKGRHTTTSSSLLDFPGGGYVIDTPGIRSIGLMDMEAETLAKIFPGFFEGDLFTCKYSNCMHLKEPGCAVKEAVENGTLSRARYESYLRILNSGK; from the coding sequence ATGTTAGAAGACGACGAATTCGAAGGAGCCCAGGCAAAGCACACGTCAAAGCCATCCAGACGTGACCACCGGTCCCGTCGCATTGACGCTATGCGCGAATGGAACACCGGAGTCGTCGACGAGCGCCCGGTCAAGGAGCGTTTCAGCAGAGAATTCAAGAAACCCAAAATCAAGCGGATCAAGAATCCCATCGAAAACATCGGCGAAGAAAACTGCGAAAAGGGCCTCGTGGTGGAAGTCCACCGCCGCACCTGCGAAGTCCGCCTAGAAAACGACCCCTACACGGTCGTCACGGCCATGTACCGTGCGACAACGACCAAGGAACTGGGCGAATTCCCCACCGTCGGGGACCGCATCCTTTTGGGCCAGGTCAACGACGGCGAAGACGACGGTTCGGGAGTCGGCTCCCAGAAATACTGTGTCGTCCGCGTTTTCCCCCGCAAAAGCGAACTCCGCCGCCCCGGCCCGCGCGACAGCTTTTACAAGCAACAGACTCTCGCTGCAAACATTGACCAAGTCATCATCGTCGCAAGCGTCGTCCAACCCGAATTCAACTACGGATTTGCCGACAGGTTCCTGCTTGCCGCAAACCTGAACAACCTCCCCTTCGTCATGGTGCTGACCAAGATGGACCTGCTGGGGGACGCGCCGATGCCCGAAGCCATCCAGGACTTCATCAGCATCGTGGACAAGTTTATCCCGGTGAGCGTCAAGACCGGCGAAGGCCTCGACGATTTGCGCAAAGTCCTCGAAGGGAAATCCTCCGTTTTCAGCGGGCAGAGCGGAGTCGGCAAGTCGACACTCATCAACGCGCTCGTCCCAGATGCAGAACTCCGCACAGGTGACGTACGCGAACGCGACGGCAAGGGCCGCCACACAACTACATCGTCGAGCCTGCTGGATTTCCCCGGCGGAGGCTACGTCATCGACACCCCGGGCATACGCAGCATCGGCCTCATGGACATGGAAGCAGAGACCCTCGCAAAGATTTTCCCCGGATTTTTCGAAGGCGACCTTTTCACATGCAAGTACAGCAACTGCATGCACCTCAAGGAACCCGGATGCGCCGTAAAAGAAGCCGTCGAGAACGGGACACTCAGCCGCGCCCGCTACGAAAGCTACCTTAGAATTTTAAATTCAGGGAAATAG
- a CDS encoding geranylgeranylglycerol-phosphate geranylgeranyltransferase, whose amino-acid sequence MLAALFKMTRPKNIVIAVITLVVGYALLKNYPSIFSLVLQSLGFAFAIGFANIQNDILDLESDKMNRPERPLVTGKVSVKAARRAWIVLFVLMLLCGGGDSLIQAFSDNGLFFWKRPTAICYLSFPLWFFLFLGLLLIAYNKWLKHIPLLKNMIVAFLCTTPLLFAVQHFFQFNTSCVHTEFLWAIIPAIPFAFLLTTAREIYKDLEDETGDLKAGIMTFPLIAGSATARKLAGAIIVFTWISLPIPVFYMDKVFGHNYPPLFLIITGIALTPIFAYVLVQAHKAQYRKSQSAVKIAMFAGLIALIVCC is encoded by the coding sequence ATGCTCGCCGCCCTTTTCAAGATGACCCGCCCCAAGAACATCGTGATTGCCGTAATCACGCTTGTAGTTGGGTATGCTTTGCTAAAAAATTATCCGTCTATATTTAGCCTCGTATTGCAATCGCTCGGATTTGCATTCGCCATCGGGTTTGCAAACATCCAGAACGACATTTTGGACCTAGAAAGCGACAAGATGAACCGCCCCGAACGCCCGCTCGTGACCGGAAAGGTTTCGGTGAAGGCCGCTCGCAGGGCGTGGATTGTCTTGTTCGTCCTGATGCTCCTTTGCGGCGGCGGAGACAGCCTCATCCAAGCCTTCAGCGACAACGGGCTTTTCTTTTGGAAGCGTCCGACCGCAATATGCTACCTTTCTTTCCCGCTATGGTTTTTCCTGTTTCTCGGCTTACTCCTCATCGCCTACAATAAGTGGCTCAAGCATATTCCTCTTTTGAAAAACATGATAGTCGCCTTCCTGTGTACGACTCCCCTGCTTTTTGCCGTACAGCATTTTTTCCAGTTCAATACAAGTTGCGTCCATACAGAATTCCTTTGGGCGATCATCCCCGCGATTCCATTCGCATTCCTACTCACGACCGCTCGCGAAATCTACAAGGACCTGGAAGACGAAACGGGCGATTTGAAGGCGGGCATCATGACCTTCCCGCTTATCGCGGGCTCGGCGACGGCGCGGAAGCTTGCCGGCGCGATTATCGTTTTCACATGGATTTCGTTACCGATTCCGGTATTCTACATGGACAAGGTGTTCGGGCACAACTACCCACCGCTGTTCCTGATTATTACGGGCATAGCGCTCACACCGATATTTGCCTATGTGCTTGTGCAGGCGCACAAAGCACAATACAGAAAATCGCAATCCGCTGTGAAGATTGCGATGTTTGCCGGGCTCATCGCCCTTATTGTGTGCTGCTAG